The DNA window TTCGAGCGCATCAACGACAGCGCAAGGGCGATGTTTCTTGAGCCGGCGGTTCGCGTCGGCGAGATGATGGAACTGGCGAAGGACGGCATTGCCAAGTTCGATGCCGATGCCGCGCTCTATATCCGCCCGATGTACTGGGCGGAGGCCGGTGGCTTCATGGGCGTGCCGCCGCTGCCGGAATCCACGCGCTTCTGCCTGTGCATCTACGACGCCCCGATGCCACCCGTGACCGGCTTCACGGCAACTTTCTCCTCCTTCCGGCGTCCGTCGCTGGAAGTCGCGCCGACCAACGCCAAGGCCGGATGCCTCTATCCCAATTCCGGCCGGGCGCTGACGGAAGCAAAGTCGCGCGGTTTCGACAACGCCATCATGTGCGACATGCTGGGCAATGTGGCCGAGACGGCGACCTCGAACATCTTTCTCGTCAAGGACGGCAAGGTTGCGACGCCGTCGCCGAACGGCTCGTTCCTGGCGGGTATCACCCGCGCTCGTACTATCTCGTTGCTGCGCAAGGCCGGATATGAGGTGCACGAGACGCGGTTGCGGCCGAATGATTTTCTGGAGGCGGACGAGGTCTTTTCGACCGGCAACTACTCGAAGGTCGTGCCGGTGACGCAGATTGACGACCGTGATTTCCAGCCGGGTCCCGTGATGGCCAAGGCGCGCGAACTCTATTGGGAGTTCGCCCACGGCTGAGGATCGCGGCAGGACTGTTGCTGCAGGGCGGGGCGGGAGGCCGAAGGCGCGATCGCCCGTCGCCGGACAATCACAACGGCAGTGGAGCAGAGCCTGTGGCCGGTGGAAACGGCGCGCCCTGCTTCAGCAGTCGATCTCGATGACGTTGGCGTCTTTTTGCGGCTGGACTTCGCGCACGGCGGGAGGAGCAGGCTTTCTGGCGGCAACCCTTGGCGCCTCCGCCGGTGTGGGGGCGGGTGCCTGAGCCACTGGCGTCGTCTTCTGCTGCTCGGCGCGGAACTGCTCGATCGGAATGAACCCCGACTTGGTGCAGATCTCGAAGTGATCGACCTGGCGACGATCGGGGCCACGGAAATTCGGATCGTTGCGGCGGCGCCGGTCGGGTCCGTAGTAACCGGACTTGGTCTTGATATAGGTGCGCGGATTTTCCAGCACGCCGGTCAGCCGCTGGTGGAGCGCGCGCGGGCTGATCGGCTTCACCAGCACCTCGTCGACACCGTAGTTGATGGCCTTGCGGATGTTGTTGAGGTCGGCATGGCCCGTCACCATGATGATCGGCATCATGCGGTTCATGATGGACGGATCGTGGCGGAGCTTGTTGGCGATCTGGAAGCCGCTCGCTCCGGGCATCACGAGATCGAGGAAGAGGACGTCCACGAAGGTTGTCTTCATGAAGTCCATGGCGAGCTTCGGGTTCTCGAAGTCGACGATGTCGCGGTAGCCGAATTCCGACAGCACGGAACGCATCAGGCTGGAGAAATTCCGGTTGTCGTCCAGGAGGACGATCTGCTTGAATTCGACAGTCGTGCTGGCCGCCACGATAAGACCCCGCTTCCGCTTTGTCGCACACTATGAGCCGATCGCCTTAACAAGAGGTGAGGCCGTCGGGGATAATTGTCTCCGTTTTCCAATCGATTGCGCGTTTTGCGTGTCCAGGGCCGGCATGCGGTCATGCCAATTTGCGCGACTGCTCTTCACGGCGGTCTGCGTCGTGGGACCTGAAGCACAACCTTTTGGTTCAGGCGCGTGCGCTCGAACGTGGTGTGTTCCCGCCGCGGCGCGCAAAAAGAAATGGCGCGCGCCGGTGCGGCGCGCGCCATCTCGAAACAAGCAGCCCGGAAGGCTTACTTCGCCGCGCCGAAGAGCTCGGCGACATACTCCCAGTTGACCAGATGGTCGAAGAAAGCCTCCAGGTACTTCGGGCGGGCGTTGCGGTAGTCGATGTAGTAGGAGTGCTCCCAGACATCGCAGCCGAGCAGCGGCGTCGCGCCGTGGACCAGCGGATTCTCGCCGTTCGGCGTCTTCATGACGGTGAGCTTGCCGTCCTTCACGGCGAGCCAGCACCAGCCCGAACCGAACTGTCCGGCGCCGGCGGCAAGGAAGTCCTCGCGGAACTTCTCAACCGAGCCGAGGTCGGAGATGATGGCCTTTTCCAGTTCGCCCGGAATGGCGCCGCCGCCGTTCGGCTTCATCCACTTCCAGAAGTGGATGTGGTTGTAATGCTGGCCGGCATTGTTGAAGAGGCCGGCGTTCTTGCCGTAGCTCTCCTTCACGACCTCTTCCAGGCTCTTGCCTTCAAGGCCCGAGCCCTCCAGCAGCTTGTTGCCGTTGGTCACATAGGCCTGATGGTGCTTGTCGTGATGGTACTCCAGGGTCTCGGCCGACATGTAGGGGCCGAGCGCGTCATAGGCATAGGGAAGTGCGGGCAATTCAAAAGCCATCTTGAGCCTCCTTTGTGATCTTGGGGGTGGATTGCGAGCCACTCCTCGGGAAGTGAATGGTCGGAGACGCCGACAGTTCCCGGGCGAGGCAGGAAACATGCGTGCGATCGAGGTGGGGCGACTGCAACGTCGTGATTGGACGGGCGGACGATAACAGGACTTCGAAGGCTTCTCAATGCTGTGGCAGCATCGGACGAGGCCTGTTTCGAAGGTTGCGGCCGCGCCGGGCAGTCGCCCAAAAAAACGGCGGTTTTCGCCGGAAAAGCCCACTCCTCATGGGCGGGACATTCACCTATAGTTCATGTCTGTCGACCATTTTGGACAACAATTCGATTGCGAGGGGAAAGCCATGACTGGCGGCAATGAATCA is part of the Hartmannibacter diazotrophicus genome and encodes:
- a CDS encoding branched-chain amino acid aminotransferase codes for the protein MAEDSKTWTWLDGAWHEGNVMIMGPRTHASWMASSVFDGARAFEGVTPDLELHFERINDSARAMFLEPAVRVGEMMELAKDGIAKFDADAALYIRPMYWAEAGGFMGVPPLPESTRFCLCIYDAPMPPVTGFTATFSSFRRPSLEVAPTNAKAGCLYPNSGRALTEAKSRGFDNAIMCDMLGNVAETATSNIFLVKDGKVATPSPNGSFLAGITRARTISLLRKAGYEVHETRLRPNDFLEADEVFSTGNYSKVVPVTQIDDRDFQPGPVMAKARELYWEFAHG
- a CDS encoding response regulator; this encodes MAASTTVEFKQIVLLDDNRNFSSLMRSVLSEFGYRDIVDFENPKLAMDFMKTTFVDVLFLDLVMPGASGFQIANKLRHDPSIMNRMMPIIMVTGHADLNNIRKAINYGVDEVLVKPISPRALHQRLTGVLENPRTYIKTKSGYYGPDRRRRNDPNFRGPDRRQVDHFEICTKSGFIPIEQFRAEQQKTTPVAQAPAPTPAEAPRVAARKPAPPAVREVQPQKDANVIEIDC
- a CDS encoding superoxide dismutase, producing MAFELPALPYAYDALGPYMSAETLEYHHDKHHQAYVTNGNKLLEGSGLEGKSLEEVVKESYGKNAGLFNNAGQHYNHIHFWKWMKPNGGGAIPGELEKAIISDLGSVEKFREDFLAAGAGQFGSGWCWLAVKDGKLTVMKTPNGENPLVHGATPLLGCDVWEHSYYIDYRNARPKYLEAFFDHLVNWEYVAELFGAAK